In the genome of Bryobacteraceae bacterium, one region contains:
- the leuS gene encoding leucine--tRNA ligase, translating into MPEKAFDHTAIEIKWVESWKDPALYRALDDGSKPRYYVLEMFPYPSGRLHMGHVRNYSIGDTLARYMWMRGYDVLHPIGWDSFGMPAENAAIKNKQHPRDWTLANVEHMKQQLIRLGFSYDWSREVNTCLPDYYRWNQWFFLKMWEKGVAYRKNARVNWCPDCATVLANEQVEEGRCWRCSSIVEQREFEQWFLKITAYADELLAETFGSLEKGWPERVLTMQRNWIGKSEGAEVDFIHEGAGEKIRVFTTRIDTIYGATCVILAPEHPLVAKLMRGSAYEPVKAMIDELGRTGPGDVEKAGLFTGHYAVNPFSGERVPIWIGNFVLTGYGTGAIMAVPAHDERDFEFCRQYGIPVRPVIRPVDGALADEATMKEAFCDYGIVEASGEYSGMPSAEARGKMAADAHARGFGEATTTFRIKDWGISRQRYWGTPIPMVHCDSCGVVAEKIENLPVELPYKVEFTGKGRSPLANVAEYVNTACPQCGKPARRETDTMDTFIDSSWYFYRFCDSRNEGLPFERAKADAWFPIDQYIGGVTHAILHLIYSRFWTKVMRDMGMIANSEPAANLFTQGMVQLGGKAMSKSRGNVVDPDEMVAKYGADTCRMFTLFAAPPERDMEWNESSVQGQYRFLTRVYRFVTRNADKARVEGEERSDADKRALRKLHQTLKKITGDFDNRWHFNTSIAALMELMNALEAEESGLTGAAAAETIEKLCLMLHPFAPFLSQELWTVELGRAGQLIRERWPEWDEDLAREEGAEIPVQVNGKLRSKITAPFGASKEELERMAFADAKVKPWVEGKPVVKVIVLPDRLVNIVVKG; encoded by the coding sequence ATGCCCGAAAAGGCGTTCGACCACACAGCCATCGAAATCAAGTGGGTGGAGTCCTGGAAGGACCCGGCCCTCTACCGCGCGCTCGACGACGGAAGCAAGCCGCGTTACTACGTGCTCGAGATGTTCCCCTATCCGAGCGGCCGCCTCCACATGGGCCACGTGCGCAATTACTCCATCGGCGATACGCTTGCCCGCTACATGTGGATGCGCGGCTACGACGTACTGCACCCGATCGGCTGGGATTCCTTCGGCATGCCCGCCGAAAACGCGGCGATCAAGAACAAACAGCACCCGCGCGACTGGACCCTCGCCAACGTCGAACACATGAAGCAGCAGTTGATCCGGCTCGGCTTCAGCTACGACTGGTCGCGCGAGGTCAACACCTGTCTCCCCGATTACTACCGGTGGAACCAGTGGTTCTTCCTCAAGATGTGGGAGAAGGGCGTCGCCTACCGCAAGAACGCCCGCGTGAATTGGTGCCCGGACTGCGCCACCGTGCTCGCCAACGAACAGGTGGAAGAAGGCCGCTGCTGGCGCTGCTCGAGCATCGTGGAGCAGCGCGAGTTCGAACAGTGGTTCCTCAAAATCACCGCTTATGCCGACGAACTGCTGGCGGAGACCTTCGGCAGTCTCGAAAAAGGCTGGCCCGAGCGTGTGCTCACCATGCAGCGCAACTGGATCGGCAAGAGCGAAGGCGCGGAGGTCGACTTCATTCACGAAGGCGCCGGTGAGAAGATCCGCGTCTTCACCACGCGCATCGACACCATCTACGGCGCCACCTGCGTCATCCTCGCGCCCGAACATCCGCTGGTGGCCAAGCTGATGCGGGGCTCCGCCTATGAGCCCGTGAAGGCGATGATCGACGAACTCGGCCGCACGGGCCCGGGCGATGTCGAAAAAGCGGGACTCTTCACCGGCCACTACGCCGTCAACCCGTTCAGCGGCGAACGCGTGCCCATCTGGATCGGAAACTTCGTCCTCACGGGCTACGGCACGGGCGCCATCATGGCCGTCCCCGCTCACGACGAACGCGACTTCGAGTTCTGCCGCCAGTACGGCATCCCTGTTCGGCCCGTCATCCGTCCGGTGGACGGCGCGCTGGCCGACGAAGCGACGATGAAAGAGGCGTTCTGCGATTACGGCATCGTCGAAGCCTCCGGCGAGTACTCCGGAATGCCGAGCGCCGAAGCCCGCGGCAAGATGGCCGCCGACGCGCACGCCCGCGGCTTCGGCGAAGCCACTACCACGTTCCGCATCAAGGACTGGGGCATCTCCCGCCAGCGCTACTGGGGCACGCCGATTCCGATGGTGCATTGCGACTCCTGCGGCGTCGTCGCCGAAAAGATCGAAAACCTGCCGGTGGAGCTGCCCTACAAAGTGGAGTTCACTGGCAAGGGGCGCTCGCCGCTCGCCAACGTCGCCGAGTACGTCAATACCGCCTGCCCGCAATGCGGCAAGCCCGCCCGTCGCGAGACCGACACGATGGATACGTTCATCGATTCCTCGTGGTACTTCTACCGCTTCTGCGATTCGCGCAACGAAGGGCTCCCGTTCGAACGCGCCAAGGCCGACGCCTGGTTCCCCATCGATCAATACATCGGCGGCGTCACCCACGCGATCCTGCACCTCATTTACTCGCGCTTCTGGACGAAAGTGATGCGCGACATGGGCATGATCGCGAACTCGGAGCCGGCCGCCAACCTGTTCACGCAAGGCATGGTGCAGTTGGGCGGAAAGGCGATGTCGAAGTCGCGCGGCAACGTGGTCGACCCCGACGAAATGGTGGCAAAGTACGGCGCCGATACCTGCCGCATGTTCACCCTCTTTGCCGCGCCGCCTGAGCGCGACATGGAGTGGAACGAATCGAGCGTGCAGGGCCAATACCGGTTCCTGACGCGCGTCTACCGCTTCGTCACGCGCAACGCCGACAAGGCGCGGGTGGAAGGCGAGGAGCGGAGCGATGCTGACAAGCGCGCTCTCCGCAAGCTCCATCAGACTCTCAAGAAGATCACCGGCGACTTCGACAATCGCTGGCACTTCAACACCTCCATTGCCGCTCTGATGGAGCTGATGAACGCCCTGGAAGCGGAAGAGTCCGGGTTGACCGGCGCCGCCGCCGCCGAGACCATCGAGAAGCTGTGCCTGATGCTGCATCCCTTCGCGCCGTTCCTTTCCCAGGAACTGTGGACGGTGGAACTGGGCCGCGCCGGCCAGTTGATCCGCGAACGCTGGCCCGAGTGGGACGAGGACCTCGCGCGCGAAGAGGGCGCCGAAATTCCCGTGCAGGTGAACGGCAAGCTGCGGTCCAAGATCACGGCCCCGTTCGGCGCCTCCAAAGAGGAGCTCGAGCGGATGGCCTTCGCCGACGCAAAGGTGAAACCATGGGTGGAAGGCAAGCCGGTGGTGAAGGTGATCGTGCTGCCGGACCGGCTGGTCAACATCGTCGTCAAGGGGTAG
- a CDS encoding VTT domain-containing protein: protein MSKVVAWLQGWGPAGAVGLAVLDSAGVPLPAGVDIMLLLVAASNRSMAMLTAVLAVVGSAMGSFILFSIARKGGQVYLEKHTHSQRAKRFREWFERYGLITVFIPALVPIPLPLKVFVLSAGALGVSPVKFVSTIVAARMPRYLGLAWLGSELGEHSLPWLNAHKWQMAAAAFLIGVALAAAVRHLGRGQA, encoded by the coding sequence TTGAGCAAGGTTGTCGCGTGGCTGCAGGGCTGGGGCCCGGCCGGCGCGGTGGGGCTGGCGGTGTTGGATTCGGCGGGCGTGCCGCTGCCGGCGGGCGTGGATATCATGCTGCTGCTGGTGGCGGCTTCGAACCGGTCCATGGCGATGCTGACGGCGGTGCTGGCGGTGGTGGGGTCCGCGATGGGGAGTTTCATCCTGTTTTCGATCGCCCGGAAGGGCGGGCAGGTGTACCTGGAGAAGCACACGCATTCGCAGCGGGCGAAGCGGTTTCGGGAGTGGTTCGAGCGTTATGGATTGATCACGGTGTTCATCCCGGCGCTGGTTCCGATTCCCTTGCCGCTGAAAGTGTTCGTGCTGTCGGCGGGGGCGCTGGGCGTGTCGCCGGTGAAATTCGTGTCGACGATCGTCGCCGCGCGGATGCCGCGATACCTGGGGTTGGCGTGGCTCGGCAGTGAGTTGGGTGAGCACTCGCTGCCGTGGTTGAACGCGCACAAGTGGCAGATGGCGGCGGCGGCCTTTCTGATCGGAGTTGCACTGGCCGCCGCCGTCCGCCACCTCGGTAGAGGACAGGCGTGA
- the ligA gene encoding NAD-dependent DNA ligase LigA, producing MREQAEALRRKIRHHEHRYYVLDSPEISDSDYDALMRQLQEIEREHPDLMTPDSPTQRVGGAPREGFLQAAHSSPMLSLDNALNEGELRDYDRRVRQLLNDEPHRYVAELKLDGLSMAVRYENGVMTRAITRGDGATGEDVTVNARTIRSLPLRVTPARAAFEVRGEVVMPEAAFHRLNSEREAQELPRYANPRNSAAGSLRVLDPSITASRQLDYYAYFLLVDGAPARDSHWDALTELQAAGFKVNSHRARFDNVDALLAWTLEWETKRDSLPYETDGVVVKVDSIAQQTRLGWTAKAPRWAIAFKFPPRSAETTLEAIRVNVGRTGAVTPYAVLTPVTVGGVTVSRATLHNEDEIGRLDLAAGDRVEVLRSGDVIPKVVRVVHRAENRQPFQMPQDCPVCREPIVRAEGEVASRCINPDCPARLKESIAYFAARSVMDIDGMGWALVEQLVDREMVRSIADIYSLQAEQLAGLERMGEKSAARILRGIQASREKPVTRLITALGIPFVGERTAQFLVDAFGSLDAIMAADEDALQEAEEVGPKVAASVHAFFQNQRNRELVERLRGAGLQFAGQKKERNEGPLTGKTLVVTGTLPTLSREEAHALIEAAGGKAADSVSKKTAYVVAGEKAGSKLAKAEKLGVEVIDEARLRELAAGALASGETA from the coding sequence ATGCGCGAACAGGCAGAGGCGCTCCGGCGCAAGATTCGCCACCACGAACATCGCTACTACGTTCTCGACTCCCCCGAAATCTCCGACAGCGACTACGACGCGCTGATGCGCCAGTTGCAGGAGATCGAAAGGGAGCATCCGGACCTGATGACGCCGGACTCGCCGACGCAGCGGGTGGGCGGCGCGCCGCGGGAGGGCTTCCTGCAGGCGGCGCATTCGTCGCCGATGCTGAGCCTGGACAACGCCCTCAACGAGGGCGAACTGCGCGACTACGACCGGCGGGTGCGGCAGTTGCTCAATGATGAGCCGCACCGTTATGTGGCCGAGTTGAAGCTCGATGGACTCTCGATGGCGGTGCGCTACGAGAACGGCGTGATGACGCGCGCGATCACGCGGGGCGACGGCGCCACGGGCGAGGATGTCACCGTAAACGCCCGCACGATCCGGTCCCTGCCGCTTCGCGTGACGCCGGCGCGGGCGGCGTTCGAGGTGCGCGGCGAAGTGGTGATGCCGGAGGCGGCTTTCCACCGGCTGAACTCGGAACGCGAGGCGCAGGAGTTGCCGCGCTATGCGAATCCGCGCAATTCGGCGGCCGGGTCTCTGCGGGTGCTGGATCCTTCGATCACGGCGTCTCGGCAGCTCGACTACTACGCGTACTTCCTGCTTGTGGACGGGGCGCCGGCGCGGGATTCGCACTGGGACGCGCTGACGGAACTGCAGGCGGCGGGGTTCAAAGTGAACTCCCATCGCGCCCGGTTCGACAACGTAGATGCGCTGCTCGCATGGACGCTCGAATGGGAAACCAAGCGGGATTCCCTGCCCTACGAGACCGATGGGGTGGTGGTGAAAGTGGATTCGATCGCGCAACAGACGCGGCTGGGCTGGACGGCGAAGGCGCCGCGATGGGCAATCGCGTTCAAGTTTCCACCGCGTTCGGCCGAGACCACGCTCGAAGCCATCCGAGTGAACGTGGGGCGTACGGGCGCGGTGACTCCGTACGCGGTGCTGACGCCGGTGACGGTGGGCGGCGTGACGGTTTCGCGCGCGACGCTGCACAACGAAGATGAGATCGGGCGGCTGGATCTCGCCGCCGGAGACAGGGTGGAGGTGCTTCGGAGCGGAGACGTGATTCCGAAGGTAGTCCGCGTAGTGCATCGGGCGGAGAACCGGCAGCCGTTCCAGATGCCCCAGGATTGCCCGGTGTGCAGGGAACCGATCGTACGGGCGGAGGGCGAAGTGGCGTCGCGCTGCATCAACCCGGATTGCCCGGCGCGGCTGAAGGAATCGATCGCGTACTTCGCGGCGCGCAGCGTGATGGATATCGATGGGATGGGGTGGGCGCTGGTTGAGCAGCTCGTCGATCGCGAGATGGTGCGCAGCATCGCCGATATCTATTCGCTCCAGGCAGAGCAGTTGGCGGGACTGGAGCGGATGGGTGAGAAATCCGCGGCGCGGATTCTTCGCGGGATCCAGGCTTCGCGCGAGAAACCGGTGACGCGGCTGATCACGGCGCTGGGGATTCCGTTCGTCGGCGAGCGCACGGCGCAGTTTCTGGTGGACGCGTTCGGGAGCCTGGACGCAATCATGGCGGCGGACGAGGACGCGCTGCAGGAGGCGGAGGAGGTGGGTCCGAAAGTGGCGGCGAGCGTCCACGCGTTTTTTCAGAATCAGCGGAATCGCGAGTTGGTGGAGCGGCTACGGGGCGCCGGCCTGCAGTTCGCGGGACAGAAGAAGGAACGAAACGAGGGTCCGCTGACGGGAAAGACGCTGGTGGTGACGGGCACGCTGCCGACGTTGAGCCGCGAGGAGGCGCACGCGCTGATTGAAGCGGCGGGTGGGAAGGCGGCGGATTCGGTGAGCAAGAAGACGGCGTACGTGGTGGCGGGGGAGAAGGCGGGGTCGAAGCTGGCGAAGGCGGAGAAGCTGGGGGTGGAGGTGATCGACGAGGCGCGGCTCCGTGAATTGGCGGCGGGGGCATTGGCGTCGGGGGAGACGGCTTGA
- a CDS encoding diacylglycerol kinase family protein, with protein sequence MIPRRDVTLEYLTPLIYNPTAGRMQRSPDLVRRLTAALRSSIPDIEPAPTSRPLEAVEMAARYVREGARMIVVAGGDGTINEAANGLAGTGAALGIVPVGTANVLACELGMRGDPVRAAASAADWQPLRIAMGRLRSGDGAPRLFLLMAGAGLDARINGSVRAEVKRRFGKLAYWLAGAEMVGRRLAQMDVHVDGVSRRTGFALAARARNYGGELEIASRASLLKDRFELVTFRGRTSWRFPLYLFGALVGRTTVVPGAESFFAERLELAPANGERIEIQVDGEQAGTLPARLEIVPDALTLMVPRRYAERERNR encoded by the coding sequence ATGATCCCACGGCGCGACGTTACACTGGAGTATCTGACCCCCCTGATCTACAATCCCACCGCCGGCCGGATGCAGCGCTCTCCGGATCTGGTTCGCCGCCTCACCGCGGCGCTCCGGTCCTCGATCCCCGACATTGAGCCCGCGCCCACCAGCCGTCCGCTCGAGGCCGTCGAGATGGCTGCCCGTTACGTGCGCGAGGGCGCCCGCATGATCGTCGTCGCCGGCGGCGACGGCACCATCAACGAAGCCGCCAATGGTCTCGCCGGCACTGGCGCCGCCCTCGGCATCGTGCCCGTCGGAACGGCCAACGTCCTCGCCTGCGAACTCGGAATGCGCGGCGATCCCGTTCGCGCCGCCGCCTCCGCCGCCGATTGGCAGCCGCTGCGGATCGCCATGGGCCGCTTGCGAAGCGGCGACGGCGCGCCCCGGCTGTTCCTCCTCATGGCCGGCGCCGGGCTCGACGCGCGCATCAATGGCAGCGTACGCGCCGAAGTGAAGCGCCGCTTCGGAAAGCTCGCCTACTGGCTCGCCGGCGCGGAGATGGTAGGCCGCCGTCTCGCGCAGATGGATGTCCACGTGGACGGAGTGTCGCGCCGCACCGGATTCGCCCTCGCCGCCCGCGCCCGCAACTACGGCGGCGAACTCGAAATCGCCTCCCGCGCTTCGCTCCTGAAAGACCGCTTCGAGTTAGTAACCTTTCGCGGCCGGACGAGCTGGCGCTTTCCGCTCTACCTGTTCGGCGCCCTGGTTGGGCGGACAACCGTCGTTCCCGGCGCGGAGAGTTTCTTCGCCGAACGCCTGGAACTGGCGCCCGCCAACGGCGAGCGGATCGAGATCCAGGTGGATGGAGAACAGGCCGGCACGCTCCCCGCCAGGCTCGAGATCGTCCCTGACGCGCTCACGCTGATGGTTCCTCGGCGCTACGCGGAGCGGGAGCGGAATAGGTAA
- a CDS encoding DUF418 domain-containing protein, with translation MEQTPALAPVPPAERITVIDALRGAALFGILTANMRGFVAPFAVYMEPFKMWTDWANLGVQFAIDVLVSGKFITIFAALFGIGFAIQMDRAERRGQPAAFFVRRMAVLLLIGAFHAFVLWWGDILISYALAGPFLLLLRRKPDRALVRWAAAGYALMPAMMLVGYVASVAGAEMAHPPEATPEQIQETIRTYSQGGVAGIFRERAREWSALNAFLPMFLPRIIAVFLAGVWLWRRGVITDSGRHLDWWRRAQRIGLAAGLPLNLAAVCMHYALRPNIAQPSLAGVSMLVVSSVAVPLLSLFYAATLVLLWNGSGKWRERLEPFSYVGRMALTNYLLQSAICTTLAYSYGVGLYGAVGPALGLIPTAAVYAAQVWFSRRWLAAHRYGPAEWIWRRLTYSAPAPRSAEEPSA, from the coding sequence ATGGAACAAACGCCTGCCCTCGCGCCAGTTCCACCCGCGGAACGAATCACCGTGATCGACGCGCTGCGGGGCGCGGCGCTGTTCGGGATCCTGACGGCGAACATGCGCGGGTTCGTGGCGCCGTTCGCGGTATACATGGAACCGTTCAAAATGTGGACCGATTGGGCAAACCTTGGCGTTCAGTTCGCGATCGACGTTCTTGTGAGCGGAAAATTCATTACGATCTTTGCGGCGCTATTCGGAATCGGCTTCGCGATCCAGATGGACCGCGCGGAGCGGCGGGGGCAACCGGCGGCGTTTTTCGTACGGCGCATGGCCGTGCTGCTGCTCATCGGCGCTTTCCACGCGTTCGTTTTGTGGTGGGGCGACATTCTGATTTCCTATGCGCTGGCGGGCCCGTTTCTCCTCTTGCTCCGGCGGAAGCCGGACCGCGCCCTGGTTCGCTGGGCGGCGGCCGGATACGCTCTGATGCCGGCGATGATGCTCGTAGGCTACGTCGCTTCGGTGGCCGGAGCCGAGATGGCGCATCCGCCGGAAGCAACTCCGGAGCAGATCCAGGAAACGATTCGCACCTACTCGCAAGGCGGCGTTGCCGGTATCTTCCGTGAGCGAGCCCGCGAATGGAGCGCGCTCAACGCCTTCCTTCCGATGTTTCTGCCCCGGATCATCGCCGTCTTTCTGGCCGGTGTGTGGCTGTGGCGGCGGGGCGTGATCACCGATTCCGGTCGCCATCTGGATTGGTGGCGCCGGGCGCAACGCATCGGACTGGCGGCGGGACTGCCGTTGAACCTCGCCGCCGTGTGCATGCACTATGCGCTGCGGCCGAACATTGCGCAGCCGAGCCTTGCGGGCGTTTCGATGCTGGTGGTTTCTTCGGTGGCGGTTCCACTGCTCAGCCTTTTCTACGCGGCGACGCTGGTGCTGCTGTGGAATGGGTCCGGGAAGTGGCGCGAACGGCTGGAACCATTTTCCTATGTGGGCCGGATGGCGCTGACGAACTACCTGCTGCAATCGGCCATTTGCACGACGCTCGCGTATTCGTACGGGGTTGGGCTGTATGGGGCCGTGGGCCCGGCGCTTGGGTTGATCCCGACGGCGGCTGTTTATGCGGCCCAAGTATGGTTCAGCAGACGTTGGCTCGCCGCGCACCGCTACGGCCCGGCGGAGTGGATCTGGCGGCGCCTTACCTATTCCGCTCCCGCTCCGCGTAGCGCCGAGGAACCATCAGCGTGA
- a CDS encoding metal-dependent hydrolase, with translation MDNLTHTLTGIMLSRAGLGRWSPRASVLMALAANVPDIDVLWGIPFGTAAYLDVHRGFSHGVATIPLMAALPVALVGLWRRPPNFPWLRAWTLAIVAVASHLLLDLTNIYGIRLGSPFSQTWYRLDWTNVVDPWIWAVLLLGVVWPMLAGLVSSEIGAKSKAGPGIARFALAFLILYEGGRWLLHGRAVETLAARIYAHGTPRRVMAMPSAWSPLRWRGLVETGAAWQVVPIDLTAEFDPAEGQVFYKPDPNPWIERARATGPFQALERFSSTLFWRVTPLPELDGGVEVAAGDIRFGDPGSGAFQATARFRRDGSLVESRFGFGAPPGDRLRVR, from the coding sequence ATGGATAATCTGACCCACACGCTCACCGGGATCATGCTAAGCCGCGCCGGCCTGGGCCGCTGGTCGCCGCGTGCATCGGTGCTCATGGCGTTGGCGGCGAATGTCCCCGATATCGACGTTCTGTGGGGCATTCCGTTCGGAACCGCCGCCTACCTTGATGTCCACCGCGGCTTCTCCCACGGCGTTGCGACCATCCCGCTCATGGCCGCGCTGCCGGTCGCGCTGGTCGGGCTCTGGCGCCGCCCGCCGAACTTTCCCTGGCTCCGCGCGTGGACGCTCGCGATCGTCGCCGTCGCCAGTCACTTACTCCTCGACCTCACGAACATCTACGGTATCCGCCTCGGCTCTCCCTTCTCCCAGACCTGGTACCGTCTCGATTGGACCAACGTCGTTGACCCTTGGATCTGGGCCGTGCTCCTTCTCGGAGTCGTCTGGCCCATGCTCGCCGGCCTCGTCAGTTCCGAGATTGGCGCCAAGTCGAAGGCCGGTCCGGGCATCGCGCGATTCGCGCTCGCGTTCCTGATTCTCTACGAAGGCGGCCGGTGGCTGCTCCATGGGCGCGCCGTTGAGACGCTTGCCGCCCGCATCTACGCGCACGGTACGCCGCGGCGCGTGATGGCGATGCCGAGCGCATGGAGTCCGCTGCGGTGGCGAGGACTCGTGGAGACCGGCGCGGCGTGGCAGGTAGTGCCCATCGACTTGACCGCGGAGTTCGACCCTGCCGAGGGGCAGGTCTTCTACAAGCCCGATCCCAACCCCTGGATCGAACGTGCCCGCGCCACCGGACCCTTCCAGGCGCTCGAACGTTTCTCCTCCACTTTGTTCTGGCGCGTCACCCCGCTGCCGGAACTGGATGGCGGGGTGGAAGTCGCCGCCGGCGATATCCGCTTCGGCGATCCAGGCTCCGGCGCATTTCAGGCCACGGCTCGGTTCCGCCGCGATGGCAGCCTGGTGGAATCACGATTCGGATTCGGTGCGCCCCCCGGAGACCGTCTACGCGTGCGTTAG
- a CDS encoding aldehyde dehydrogenase family protein — MPVELPYDGSRVATVYRAGAEDVDSAVEAAESAGGAMREMTRAERSAILRRAHEKLIARKEEFAKAIVAECGKPLKEARVEVDRASHTLLFSSEEANRLAGEEIPMDAEPHGKGHWAMTVREPVGVIAAITPFNFPLNLAMHKIGPALAGGNTVVHKPATVTPISGLMMAELFAECGLPAGALNVITGPGGAVGDALVDHPGVKMITFTGSPEVGLGIRARAGMKRVTLELGNNSAVIVDDDADLDEAAAKCVGGAFAHSGQVCISVQRVYVSGRVHSGFVERMAERTRALAMGHPGEAATDVSSLITAAEADRVKGWIDDAVKAGARIAVGGERTARATVAPAVLENVPESAAVMSKEVFGPVVGVNSFESLDAAIDLVNQSDYGLQAAIYTRDIAKAFSAARRVHVGGFMINEIPQYRVDQMPYGGVKMSGAGREGPRYAIEEMTEMKLICWKA, encoded by the coding sequence ATGCCGGTGGAACTGCCCTACGACGGATCGCGCGTGGCCACCGTCTATCGCGCCGGAGCCGAAGACGTTGACTCCGCCGTGGAGGCCGCAGAGTCCGCCGGCGGCGCCATGCGTGAGATGACGCGCGCAGAACGCTCCGCCATCCTGCGCCGGGCCCACGAGAAGCTCATCGCCCGTAAGGAAGAGTTCGCCAAAGCGATCGTGGCCGAGTGCGGCAAGCCGCTCAAGGAAGCCCGCGTCGAAGTCGATCGTGCGTCGCACACGCTGCTGTTCTCCTCCGAAGAAGCCAACCGCCTTGCCGGCGAAGAGATCCCCATGGACGCCGAGCCCCATGGCAAGGGCCACTGGGCCATGACGGTGCGCGAGCCCGTCGGCGTCATCGCCGCGATTACGCCGTTCAACTTCCCCTTGAACCTCGCGATGCACAAGATCGGCCCCGCCCTCGCCGGCGGCAACACCGTCGTCCACAAACCGGCGACGGTAACTCCGATCAGCGGACTCATGATGGCGGAATTATTCGCCGAATGCGGCTTGCCGGCCGGCGCGCTCAACGTGATCACCGGGCCCGGCGGCGCCGTCGGCGACGCGCTTGTCGATCATCCCGGCGTCAAGATGATCACCTTCACGGGAAGCCCCGAAGTCGGCTTGGGCATCCGCGCCCGCGCCGGAATGAAGCGTGTGACTCTCGAACTCGGCAACAACTCCGCCGTCATCGTCGACGACGACGCCGACCTCGACGAAGCCGCCGCCAAGTGCGTCGGAGGGGCGTTCGCGCACTCCGGCCAGGTTTGCATCTCCGTGCAGCGCGTTTATGTGAGCGGCCGCGTGCACAGCGGGTTCGTCGAACGCATGGCGGAGCGCACGCGCGCATTGGCGATGGGCCATCCGGGGGAGGCCGCCACCGACGTCAGCTCGCTGATCACCGCCGCCGAAGCCGATCGCGTGAAGGGCTGGATCGACGATGCCGTCAAGGCGGGCGCCCGGATCGCGGTGGGCGGTGAACGGACGGCCCGCGCCACCGTCGCGCCGGCTGTGCTCGAAAACGTTCCCGAATCGGCCGCGGTCATGTCGAAAGAGGTCTTCGGTCCGGTGGTCGGAGTGAACTCGTTCGAGTCGCTCGACGCCGCCATCGATCTTGTCAATCAGTCGGACTACGGTCTCCAGGCGGCCATCTACACGCGCGATATCGCGAAGGCCTTTTCCGCCGCGCGGCGCGTCCACGTCGGCGGATTCATGATCAACGAGATTCCGCAGTACCGCGTGGACCAGATGCCCTACGGCGGCGTGAAGATGAGCGGTGCCGGCCGTGAGGGCCCGCGCTACGCGATCGAAGAAATGACCGAAATGAAGCTCATCTGCTGGAAGGCCTGA
- a CDS encoding SUMF1/EgtB/PvdO family nonheme iron enzyme has product MRPVLFLLAAAMAAEDGMVLIPAGQFEMGRHKSTRDDSTKMRPVVLLDDRPVHTVALDAFRLDRTEVTNAAYAKFLAAQPDRKAPYHWVNGAAPAGEESFPVYNVDWEEANAYCAWAGKRLPTEAEWERAARGGKEGLSYPWGDKADAKLARYGTAAGPAPVAQHPPNDFGLFDMSGGVSEWCNDWFAREYYRSSPAANPKGPESGTYKVIRGGAWSDSGPRVTVFFRNWVRTNQKTPNLGFRCAKDSR; this is encoded by the coding sequence ATGCGTCCGGTTCTGTTTCTGCTGGCGGCCGCCATGGCCGCCGAAGACGGAATGGTGCTCATCCCGGCGGGTCAGTTCGAGATGGGGCGGCACAAGTCCACGCGGGACGATTCCACGAAGATGCGCCCGGTGGTGCTGCTTGATGACCGTCCGGTGCATACGGTGGCGCTCGATGCATTCCGGCTCGACAGGACCGAAGTTACGAATGCGGCGTACGCGAAGTTTCTCGCCGCACAGCCGGACCGGAAGGCTCCCTATCACTGGGTGAACGGCGCGGCGCCGGCGGGAGAAGAGAGCTTCCCGGTTTACAACGTGGATTGGGAGGAGGCCAACGCGTACTGCGCCTGGGCGGGAAAGCGGCTGCCGACGGAGGCGGAATGGGAACGGGCGGCCCGTGGCGGCAAGGAAGGGCTCAGCTACCCGTGGGGCGACAAGGCCGACGCGAAGCTGGCGCGGTATGGGACGGCGGCGGGGCCGGCTCCGGTGGCACAGCACCCGCCCAACGATTTCGGTCTTTTCGATATGTCGGGCGGGGTATCGGAGTGGTGCAACGATTGGTTCGCGCGTGAGTATTATCGGTCGAGCCCGGCGGCGAATCCCAAGGGGCCGGAGTCGGGAACTTACAAGGTGATCCGCGGCGGGGCTTGGTCCGATAGCGGTCCGCGCGTGACGGTGTTTTTCCGGAACTGGGTGCGGACGAATCAGAAGACGCCGAACCTGGGATTCCGGTGCGCGAAGGACTCGCGTTGA